In one Podarcis muralis chromosome 7, rPodMur119.hap1.1, whole genome shotgun sequence genomic region, the following are encoded:
- the LOC114603344 gene encoding hemicentin-1-like isoform X12, translating to MGRHEAWRPPGWRYSWHTAFLAASILSSCFLFPQAQETTGIRIRVVPEVLKEGDSVTLTPEIPYLKNLSNCKWYRGAVEVKNTIITYFLAPVIGQENGDAHTGRETGRPDCSLYITNLKPDDSGTYSFKPEGLGVTGTGATNITVSEYLSKPKVLVSPSPFLTEFETAILTCNTTPRIVSVAWFWDGLPLRESSQMQLSDANRTLTIHGINRSDAGEYRCQVSNPAYTEMSDAVYISVFFGPETPEIQPNTSVYNEHSDIQLTCTASGEPAIVYTWFINGTKYSDGSQLLIRDISVEQSGTYLCKAVNKVTRDQKNTTLEIEVVGEVRNVTISGPSNAKENDSVTLNCNSAGTNVSYYWLKGSQLIEGGGHISLDNNNQRLILNPVTRNDEANYTCFGNNSFSESSSEPHWLQIFYGPDIPTINPQDPVYRDQSTLNLSCSANSNPPANYSWYHNEKLLEAQNESQLLISHLSLNDAGKYTCNATNDATGLFSHTSLEISVLGEVRNVTISGPSNAKENDSVTLNCNSAGTNVSYYWLKGSQLIEGGGHISLDNNNQRLILNPVTRNDEANYTCFGNNSFSESSSEPHWLQIYYGPDIPTINPQEPVYIEHFPLNLSCSANSNPPANYSWYHNEKLLEAQNESQLLISHLSLNDAGKYTCNATNDATGLFSHTSLEISVLGDVRNVTISGPSNATENDSVTLNCNSAGTNVSYYWLMGSQLIEGGGHISLDNNNQRLILNPVTRNDEANYTCFGNNSFSESSSEPHWLQIFYGPDIPTINPQEPVYIEHFPLNLSCSAYSNPPANYSWYHNEKLLEAQNESQLLISHLSLNDAGKYTCNATNDVTGHFSHTSLEISVLGEVRNVTISGPSNAKENDSVTLNCNSAGTNFSYYWLKGSQLIEGGGHISLDNNNQRLILNPITRNDEANYTCFGNNSFSENSSEPHWLQIFYGPDIPTINPQEPVYIEHFPLNLSCSANSNPPANYSWYHNEKLLEAQNESQLLISHLSLNDAGKYTCNATNDATGLFSHTSLEISVLGEVRNVTISGPSNATENDSVTLNCNSAGTNVSYYWLKGSQLIEGGGHISLDNNNQRLILNPITRNDEANYTCFGNNSFSENSSEPHWLQIFYGPDIPTINPQEPVYIEHFPLNLSCSANSNPPASYSWYHNEKLLEAQNESQLLISHLSLNDAGKYTCNATNDATGHFSHTSLEISVLGYVTNITISDSGKAIENSTTVLHCTSAGTNVSYSWLRGNESLVVGERISLSNNNQVLTFNPTSRNDSDSYSCYGYNSFSNDSTSYLLNVLYGPDVPEIGPSEHYYAEGSNLTLSCTADSNPAAQYTWSFNETSDIGSASQLSIHNLQFHHSGNYTCKAFNNETNASSTSASREIWVLAEVSDVAIMGLSEAIENESLILTCTSVGSEVSYYWFRGNQSLEDGGHISLSHDNQNLTINPVSQSDAGSYTCLGVNRISNNTSTPFELTVFYGPDDPVISPKINTYRTGSSLNLSCSADSHPPPQYTWIFKEGIIGNTSELLIWNLSLNDTGDYTCSAFNVETNLSKSASLLVEVYESTPPGSGLTPGQIVGIVIGCVLGVALIGGLGYFLFTKTALGVKRTYNIQH from the exons ATGGGCAGGCACGAGGCGTGGAGACCCCCCGGATGGAGGTACTCCTGGCACACGGCGTTCCTAGCAG CCTCCATCCTGAGttcctgtttcctgtttcctcAAGCCCAGGAGACAACTGGAATACGTATCAGAGTTGTTCCAGAAGTGCTGAAAGAAGGAGATAGTGTCACCTTAACACCAGAAATTCCTTATCTGAAGAATCTTAGTAACTGCAAATGGTACCGAGGGGCCGTTGAAGTAAAAAACACTATTATTACATATTTCCTAGCTCCAGTTATTGGTCAGGAAAATGGAGATGCCCACACTGGCAGGGAGACTGGGAGGCCAGATTGCTCCCTTTACATCACAAATTTAAAGCCAGATGACTCTGGAACCTATTCGTTTAAACCAGAAGGTCTTGGGGTTACCGGCACAGGGGCTACAAACATCACCGTTTCAG AATATCTCTCCAAGCCCAAGGTGCTTGTTTCCCCATCCCCTTTCCTAACCGAGTTCGAGACTGCCATTTTAACTTGCAACACCACGCCTAGAATTGTCAGTGTCGCCTGGTTCTGGGATGGATTGCCTCTCAGGGAGAGCTCTCAGATGCAGCTTTCCGATGCTAATCGGACTCTCACCATCCACGGCATAAACCGCAGCGATGCTGGGGAATATCGCTGTCAAGTGTCCAACCCAGCCTACACTGAAATGAGTGATGCCGTATACATTTCAGTGTTCT TTGGACCCGAAACACCTGAGATCCAGCCAAATACAAGCGTTTACAATGAGCATTCTGACATCCAGCTCACCTGCACAGCTAGTGGAGAGCCTGCTATTGTCTATACTTGGTTTATCAATGGGACAAAATATTCTGACGGATCCCAACTGCTCATCCGAGACATTTCTGTGGAGCAGTCTGGGACGTATCTCTGCAAGGCGGTGAATAAAGTGACTCGTGACCAGAAAAACACCACCCTGGAAATTGAGGTGGTGG GAGAGGTACGTAATGTGACCATTTCCGGCCCCTCTAATGCCAAAGAAAACGATAGTGTCACTTTGAACTGCAATTCTGCTGGCACCAATGTTTCGTATTACTGGCTGAAGGGAAGCCAGCTGATTGAAGGAGGAGGTCATATCTCTTTAGACAACAACAACCAGAGGCTCATTCTCAACCCAGTCACCAGGAACGATGAGGCCAACTACACCTGCTTTGGGAACAACAGCTTCTCTGAAAGTTCCAGTGAGCCACATTGGCTGCAAATCTTCT ACGGGCCCGACATCCCCACAATCAACCCTCAGGACCCAGTTTATAGAGACCAATCCACCCTTAACCTCTCGTGTTCTGCCAACTCCAACCCACCTGCCAATTATTCTTGGTATCACAATGAGAAACTTCTGGAAGCTCAGAACGAGTCCCAACTCCTGATCTCGCACCTTTCTCTAAATGATGCCGGCAAATATACTTGTAATGCCACCAATGATGCCACCGGCCTTTTCAGCCACACCAGCCTGGAGATCAGCGTCCTGG GAGAGGTACGTAATGTGACCATTTCCGGCCCCTCTAATGCCAAAGAAAATGATAGTGTCACTTTGAACTGCAATTCTGCTGGCACCAATGTTTCGTATTACTGGCTGAAGGGAAGCCAGCTGATTGAAGGAGGAGGTCATATCTCTTTAGACAACAACAACCAGAGGCTCATTCTCAACCCAGTCACCAGGAACGATGAGGCCAACTACACCTGCTTTGGGAACAACAGCTTCTCTGAAAGTTCCAGTGAGCCACATTGGCTGCAAATCTACT ACGGGCCCGACATCCCCACAATCAACCCTCAGGAGCCAGTTTACATAGAGCACTTCCCCCTTAACCTCTCGTGTTCTGCCAACTCCAACCCACCTGCCAATTATTCTTGGTATCACAATGAGAAACTTCTGGAAGCTCAGAACGAGTCCCAACTCCTGATCTCGCATCTTTCTCTAAATGATGCCGGCAAATATACTTGTAATGCCACCAATGATGCCACCGGCCTTTTCAGCCACACCAGCCTGGAGATCAGCGTCCTGG GAGATGTACGTAATGTGACCATTTCCGGCCCCTCTAATGCCACAGAAAACGATAGTGTCACTTTGAACTGCAATTCTGCTGGCACCAATGTTTCGTATTACTGGCTGATGGGAAGCCAGCTGATTGAAGGAGGAGGTCATATCTCTTTAGACAACAACAACCAGAGGCTCATTCTCAACCCAGTCACCAGGAACGATGAGGCCAACTATACCTGCTTTGGGAACAACAGCTTCTCTGAAAGTTCCAGTGAGCCACATTGGCTGCAAATCTTCT ACGGGCCTGACATCCCCACAATCAACCCTCAGGAGCCAGTTTACATAGAGCACTTCCCCCTTAACCTCTCGTGTTCTGCCTACTCCAACCCACCTGCCAATTATTCTTGGTATCATAATGAGAAACTTCTGGAAGCTCAGAATGAGTCCCAACTCCTGATCTCGCATCTTTCTCTAAATGATGCCGGCAAATATACTTGTAATGCCACCAATGATGTCACCGGCCATTTCAGCCACACCAGCCTGGAGATCAGCGTCCTGG GAGAGGTACGTAATGTGACCATTTCTGGCCCCTCTAATGCCAAAGAAAACGATAGTGTCACTTTGAACTGCAATTCTGCTGGCACCAATTTTTCGTATTACTGGCTGAAGGGAAGCCAGCTGATTGAAGGAGGTGGTCATATCTCTTTAGACAACAACAACCAGAGGCTCATTCTCAACCCAATCACCAGGAACGATGAGGCCAACTACACCTGCTTTGGGAACAACAGCTTCTCTGAAAATTCCAGTGAGCCACATTGGCTGCAAATCTTCT ACGGGCCTGACATCCCCACAATCAACCCTCAGGAGCCAGTTTACATAGAGCACTTCCCCCTTAACCTCTCGTGTTCTGCCAACTCCAACCCACCTGCCAATTATTCTTGGTATCACAATGAGAAACTTCTGGAAGCTCAGAACGAGTCCCAACTCCTGATCTCGCATCTTTCTCTAAATGATGCCGGCAAATATACTTGTAATGCCACCAATGATGCCACCGGCCTTTTCAGCCACACCAGCCTGGAGATCAGCGTCCTGG GAGAGGTACGTAATGTGACCATTTCCGGCCCCTCTAATGCCACAGAAAACGATAGTGTCACTTTGAACTGCAATTCTGCTGGCACCAATGTTTCGTATTACTGGCTGAAGGGAAGCCAGCTGATTGAAGGAGGTGGTCATATCTCTTTAGACAACAACAACCAGAGGCTCATTCTCAACCCAATCACCAGGAACGATGAGGCCAACTACACCTGCTTTGGGAACAACAGCTTCTCTGAAAATTCCAGTGAGCCACATTGGCTGCAAATCTTCT ACGGGCCTGACATCCCCACAATCAACCCTCAGGAGCCAGTTTACATAGAGCACTTCCCCCTTAACCTCTCGTGTTCTGCCAACTCCAACCCACCTGCCAGTTATTCTTGGTATCATAATGAGAAACTTCTGGAAGCTCAGAACGAGTCCCAACTCCTGATCTCGCACCTTTCTCTAAATGATGCCGGCAAATATACTTGCAATGCCACCAATGATGCCACCGGCCATTTCAGCCACACCAGCCTGGAGATCAGCGTCCTGG GATATGTCACTAATATCACCATCAGTGACTCTGGCAAGGCCATCGAGAATAGCACCACAGTTCTGCACTGCACCTCCGCAGGCACTAACGTTTCCTACTCTTGGTTAAGAGGGAACGAGAGCCTGGTGGTTGGAGAGCGCATTTCTCTGAGCAACAACAACCAGGTCCTCACATTCAATCCAACGAGCCGGAATGACTCGGACAGCTACAGCTGCTATGGATATAACAGCTTCTCTAATGACAGCACCTCATACTTGCTGAATGTTTTGT ATGGGCCTGATGTCCCTGAAATTGGCCCCAGTGAGCACTATTACGCAGAGGGCTCCAATCTCACTCTCTCCTGCACTGCTGACTCCAACCCAGCTGCGCAATACACCTGGAGTTTCAATGAGACATCAGACATAGGGTCCGCCTCCCAGCTTTCTATCCACAATCTGCAGTTCCACCACAGTGGGAATTACACCTGCAAGGCTTTCAACAATGAAACCAatgctagctccacctctgcaaGCCGGGAGATCTGGGTACTAG CGGAGGTTTCTGACGTTGCCATTATGGGTCTGTCAGAAGCCATTGAGAACGAGTCGCTGATTCTGACTTGCACCTCCGTTGGCAGCGAGGTCTCTTACTATTGGTTCAGAGGGAATCAGAGCCTGGAGGATGGAGGTCATATATCTCTGAGTCATGATAACCAAAACCTCACAATAAACCCGGTCAGCCAGTCTGATGCAGGTTCCTACACCTGCCTTGGAGTCAACAGAATCAGCAATAACACCAGCACCCCCTTCGAACTGACAGTGTTCT ATGGGCCTGATGATCCTGTAATCAGCCCCAAAATCAATACTTACCGTACGGGATCCAGCCTCAACCTCAGCTGCAGTGCCGACTCCCACCCGCCGCCTCAATACACTTGGATTTTTAAAGAGGGAATAATTGGGAACACCTCTGAGCTGTTGATCTGGAATCTGTCTCTCAACGACACTGGGGATTATACCTGCAGTGCTTTCAATGTTGAGACTAATCTCAGCAAAAGTGCAAGCCTCCTTGTTGAGGTGTATG
- the LOC114603344 gene encoding hemicentin-1-like isoform X13, giving the protein MGRHEAWRPPGWRYSWHTAFLAASILSSCFLFPQAQETTGIRIRVVPEVLKEGDSVTLTPEIPYLKNLSNCKWYRGAVEVKNTIITYFLAPVIGQENGDAHTGRETGRPDCSLYITNLKPDDSGTYSFKPEGLGVTGTGATNITVSEYLSKPKVLVSPSPFLTEFETAILTCNTTPRIVSVAWFWDGLPLRESSQMQLSDANRTLTIHGINRSDAGEYRCQVSNPAYTEMSDAVYISVFFGPETPEIQPNTSVYNEHSDIQLTCTASGEPAIVYTWFINGTKYSDGSQLLIRDISVEQSGTYLCKAVNKVTRDQKNTTLEIEVVGEVRNVTISGPSNAKENDSVTLNCNSAGTNVSYYWLKGSQLIEGGGHISLDNNNQRLILNPVTRNDEANYTCFGNNSFSESSSEPHWLQIFYGPDIPTINPQDPVYRDQSTLNLSCSANSNPPANYSWYHNEKLLEAQNESQLLISHLSLNDAGKYTCNATNDATGLFSHTSLEISVLGEVRNVTISGPSNAKENDSVTLNCNSAGTNVSYYWLKGSQLIEGGGHISLDNNNQRLILNPVTRNDEANYTCFGNNSFSESSSEPHWLQIYYGPDIPTINPQEPVYIEHFPLNLSCSANSNPPANYSWYHNEKLLEAQNESQLLISHLSLNDAGKYTCNATNDATGLFSHTSLEISVLGDVRNVTISGPSNATENDSVTLNCNSAGTNVSYYWLMGSQLIEGGGHISLDNNNQRLILNPVTRNDEANYTCFGNNSFSESSSEPHWLQIFYGPDIPTINPQEPVYIEHFPLNLSCSAYSNPPANYSWYHNEKLLEAQNESQLLISHLSLNDAGKYTCNATNDVTGHFSHTSLEISVLGEVRNVTISGPSNAKENDSVTLNCNSAGTNFSYYWLKGSQLIEGGGHISLDNNNQRLILNPITRNDEANYTCFGNNSFSENSSEPHWLQIFYGPDIPTINPQEPVYIEHFPLNLSCSANSNPPANYSWYHNEKLLEAQNESQLLISHLSLNDAGKYTCNATNDATGLFSHTSLEISVLGEVRNVTISGPSNATENDSVTLNCNSAGTNVSYYWLKGSQLIEGGGHISLDNNNQRLILNPITRNDEANYTCFGNNSFSENSSEPHWLQIFYGPDIPTINPQEPVYIEHFPLNLSCSANSNPPASYSWYHNEKLLEAQNESQLLISHLSLNDAGKYTCNATNDATGHFSHTSLEISVLGYVTNITISDSGKAIENSTTVLHCTSAGTNVSYSWLRGNESLVVGERISLSNNNQVLTFNPTSRNDSDSYSCYGYNSFSNDSTSYLLNVLYGPDVPEIGPSEHYYAEGSNLTLSCTADSNPAAQYTWSFNETSDIGSASQLSIHNLQFHHSGNYTCKAFNNETNASSTSASREIWVLAEVSDVAIMGLSEAIENESLILTCTSVGSEVSYYWFRGNQSLEDGGHISLSHDNQNLTINPVSQSDAGSYTCLGVNRISNNTSTPFELTVFYGPDDPVISPKINTYRTGSSLNLSCSADSHPPPQYTWIFKEGIIGNTSELLIWNLSLNDTGDYTCSAFNVETNLSKSASLLVEVYESTPPGSGLTPGQIVGIVIGCVLGVALIGGLGYFLFTKTALGPGRH; this is encoded by the exons ATGGGCAGGCACGAGGCGTGGAGACCCCCCGGATGGAGGTACTCCTGGCACACGGCGTTCCTAGCAG CCTCCATCCTGAGttcctgtttcctgtttcctcAAGCCCAGGAGACAACTGGAATACGTATCAGAGTTGTTCCAGAAGTGCTGAAAGAAGGAGATAGTGTCACCTTAACACCAGAAATTCCTTATCTGAAGAATCTTAGTAACTGCAAATGGTACCGAGGGGCCGTTGAAGTAAAAAACACTATTATTACATATTTCCTAGCTCCAGTTATTGGTCAGGAAAATGGAGATGCCCACACTGGCAGGGAGACTGGGAGGCCAGATTGCTCCCTTTACATCACAAATTTAAAGCCAGATGACTCTGGAACCTATTCGTTTAAACCAGAAGGTCTTGGGGTTACCGGCACAGGGGCTACAAACATCACCGTTTCAG AATATCTCTCCAAGCCCAAGGTGCTTGTTTCCCCATCCCCTTTCCTAACCGAGTTCGAGACTGCCATTTTAACTTGCAACACCACGCCTAGAATTGTCAGTGTCGCCTGGTTCTGGGATGGATTGCCTCTCAGGGAGAGCTCTCAGATGCAGCTTTCCGATGCTAATCGGACTCTCACCATCCACGGCATAAACCGCAGCGATGCTGGGGAATATCGCTGTCAAGTGTCCAACCCAGCCTACACTGAAATGAGTGATGCCGTATACATTTCAGTGTTCT TTGGACCCGAAACACCTGAGATCCAGCCAAATACAAGCGTTTACAATGAGCATTCTGACATCCAGCTCACCTGCACAGCTAGTGGAGAGCCTGCTATTGTCTATACTTGGTTTATCAATGGGACAAAATATTCTGACGGATCCCAACTGCTCATCCGAGACATTTCTGTGGAGCAGTCTGGGACGTATCTCTGCAAGGCGGTGAATAAAGTGACTCGTGACCAGAAAAACACCACCCTGGAAATTGAGGTGGTGG GAGAGGTACGTAATGTGACCATTTCCGGCCCCTCTAATGCCAAAGAAAACGATAGTGTCACTTTGAACTGCAATTCTGCTGGCACCAATGTTTCGTATTACTGGCTGAAGGGAAGCCAGCTGATTGAAGGAGGAGGTCATATCTCTTTAGACAACAACAACCAGAGGCTCATTCTCAACCCAGTCACCAGGAACGATGAGGCCAACTACACCTGCTTTGGGAACAACAGCTTCTCTGAAAGTTCCAGTGAGCCACATTGGCTGCAAATCTTCT ACGGGCCCGACATCCCCACAATCAACCCTCAGGACCCAGTTTATAGAGACCAATCCACCCTTAACCTCTCGTGTTCTGCCAACTCCAACCCACCTGCCAATTATTCTTGGTATCACAATGAGAAACTTCTGGAAGCTCAGAACGAGTCCCAACTCCTGATCTCGCACCTTTCTCTAAATGATGCCGGCAAATATACTTGTAATGCCACCAATGATGCCACCGGCCTTTTCAGCCACACCAGCCTGGAGATCAGCGTCCTGG GAGAGGTACGTAATGTGACCATTTCCGGCCCCTCTAATGCCAAAGAAAATGATAGTGTCACTTTGAACTGCAATTCTGCTGGCACCAATGTTTCGTATTACTGGCTGAAGGGAAGCCAGCTGATTGAAGGAGGAGGTCATATCTCTTTAGACAACAACAACCAGAGGCTCATTCTCAACCCAGTCACCAGGAACGATGAGGCCAACTACACCTGCTTTGGGAACAACAGCTTCTCTGAAAGTTCCAGTGAGCCACATTGGCTGCAAATCTACT ACGGGCCCGACATCCCCACAATCAACCCTCAGGAGCCAGTTTACATAGAGCACTTCCCCCTTAACCTCTCGTGTTCTGCCAACTCCAACCCACCTGCCAATTATTCTTGGTATCACAATGAGAAACTTCTGGAAGCTCAGAACGAGTCCCAACTCCTGATCTCGCATCTTTCTCTAAATGATGCCGGCAAATATACTTGTAATGCCACCAATGATGCCACCGGCCTTTTCAGCCACACCAGCCTGGAGATCAGCGTCCTGG GAGATGTACGTAATGTGACCATTTCCGGCCCCTCTAATGCCACAGAAAACGATAGTGTCACTTTGAACTGCAATTCTGCTGGCACCAATGTTTCGTATTACTGGCTGATGGGAAGCCAGCTGATTGAAGGAGGAGGTCATATCTCTTTAGACAACAACAACCAGAGGCTCATTCTCAACCCAGTCACCAGGAACGATGAGGCCAACTATACCTGCTTTGGGAACAACAGCTTCTCTGAAAGTTCCAGTGAGCCACATTGGCTGCAAATCTTCT ACGGGCCTGACATCCCCACAATCAACCCTCAGGAGCCAGTTTACATAGAGCACTTCCCCCTTAACCTCTCGTGTTCTGCCTACTCCAACCCACCTGCCAATTATTCTTGGTATCATAATGAGAAACTTCTGGAAGCTCAGAATGAGTCCCAACTCCTGATCTCGCATCTTTCTCTAAATGATGCCGGCAAATATACTTGTAATGCCACCAATGATGTCACCGGCCATTTCAGCCACACCAGCCTGGAGATCAGCGTCCTGG GAGAGGTACGTAATGTGACCATTTCTGGCCCCTCTAATGCCAAAGAAAACGATAGTGTCACTTTGAACTGCAATTCTGCTGGCACCAATTTTTCGTATTACTGGCTGAAGGGAAGCCAGCTGATTGAAGGAGGTGGTCATATCTCTTTAGACAACAACAACCAGAGGCTCATTCTCAACCCAATCACCAGGAACGATGAGGCCAACTACACCTGCTTTGGGAACAACAGCTTCTCTGAAAATTCCAGTGAGCCACATTGGCTGCAAATCTTCT ACGGGCCTGACATCCCCACAATCAACCCTCAGGAGCCAGTTTACATAGAGCACTTCCCCCTTAACCTCTCGTGTTCTGCCAACTCCAACCCACCTGCCAATTATTCTTGGTATCACAATGAGAAACTTCTGGAAGCTCAGAACGAGTCCCAACTCCTGATCTCGCATCTTTCTCTAAATGATGCCGGCAAATATACTTGTAATGCCACCAATGATGCCACCGGCCTTTTCAGCCACACCAGCCTGGAGATCAGCGTCCTGG GAGAGGTACGTAATGTGACCATTTCCGGCCCCTCTAATGCCACAGAAAACGATAGTGTCACTTTGAACTGCAATTCTGCTGGCACCAATGTTTCGTATTACTGGCTGAAGGGAAGCCAGCTGATTGAAGGAGGTGGTCATATCTCTTTAGACAACAACAACCAGAGGCTCATTCTCAACCCAATCACCAGGAACGATGAGGCCAACTACACCTGCTTTGGGAACAACAGCTTCTCTGAAAATTCCAGTGAGCCACATTGGCTGCAAATCTTCT ACGGGCCTGACATCCCCACAATCAACCCTCAGGAGCCAGTTTACATAGAGCACTTCCCCCTTAACCTCTCGTGTTCTGCCAACTCCAACCCACCTGCCAGTTATTCTTGGTATCATAATGAGAAACTTCTGGAAGCTCAGAACGAGTCCCAACTCCTGATCTCGCACCTTTCTCTAAATGATGCCGGCAAATATACTTGCAATGCCACCAATGATGCCACCGGCCATTTCAGCCACACCAGCCTGGAGATCAGCGTCCTGG GATATGTCACTAATATCACCATCAGTGACTCTGGCAAGGCCATCGAGAATAGCACCACAGTTCTGCACTGCACCTCCGCAGGCACTAACGTTTCCTACTCTTGGTTAAGAGGGAACGAGAGCCTGGTGGTTGGAGAGCGCATTTCTCTGAGCAACAACAACCAGGTCCTCACATTCAATCCAACGAGCCGGAATGACTCGGACAGCTACAGCTGCTATGGATATAACAGCTTCTCTAATGACAGCACCTCATACTTGCTGAATGTTTTGT ATGGGCCTGATGTCCCTGAAATTGGCCCCAGTGAGCACTATTACGCAGAGGGCTCCAATCTCACTCTCTCCTGCACTGCTGACTCCAACCCAGCTGCGCAATACACCTGGAGTTTCAATGAGACATCAGACATAGGGTCCGCCTCCCAGCTTTCTATCCACAATCTGCAGTTCCACCACAGTGGGAATTACACCTGCAAGGCTTTCAACAATGAAACCAatgctagctccacctctgcaaGCCGGGAGATCTGGGTACTAG CGGAGGTTTCTGACGTTGCCATTATGGGTCTGTCAGAAGCCATTGAGAACGAGTCGCTGATTCTGACTTGCACCTCCGTTGGCAGCGAGGTCTCTTACTATTGGTTCAGAGGGAATCAGAGCCTGGAGGATGGAGGTCATATATCTCTGAGTCATGATAACCAAAACCTCACAATAAACCCGGTCAGCCAGTCTGATGCAGGTTCCTACACCTGCCTTGGAGTCAACAGAATCAGCAATAACACCAGCACCCCCTTCGAACTGACAGTGTTCT ATGGGCCTGATGATCCTGTAATCAGCCCCAAAATCAATACTTACCGTACGGGATCCAGCCTCAACCTCAGCTGCAGTGCCGACTCCCACCCGCCGCCTCAATACACTTGGATTTTTAAAGAGGGAATAATTGGGAACACCTCTGAGCTGTTGATCTGGAATCTGTCTCTCAACGACACTGGGGATTATACCTGCAGTGCTTTCAATGTTGAGACTAATCTCAGCAAAAGTGCAAGCCTCCTTGTTGAGGTGTATG